A part of Vulcanisaeta moutnovskia 768-28 genomic DNA contains:
- a CDS encoding transcription initiation factor IIB produces MVTANKLIKTEKLVCPNCGSTDIVFDPERAELVCRHCGLVLEEHVMDLGPEWRAFNGEETLVHERAKPISPALPGQGLGNSVISIKHNILLHNKLRALIRLNRFNQYQYTERRIAELLDVIKPVKYELNLPDSAIEEALVLFRQLASRYDLRGVRTKDLALVLLYVACKRSRIVCPLRELRSTLNIERSKRISRLLGLVRQVVGNNDVIMKSQEELGRFLQRVINTLKLNEDVRYHVTKLAMEIINEGQRKRLTNGRTFYALVASAVYIAVTLMGIRKRQRDVAEASGVTDVTIRNRYKEVISKIDIIIEV; encoded by the coding sequence ATGGTCACAGCAAATAAGCTCATTAAGACTGAGAAGCTGGTATGCCCTAATTGTGGATCCACAGATATAGTCTTTGACCCAGAGAGGGCTGAATTAGTGTGTAGGCATTGTGGTTTGGTTCTTGAGGAGCATGTTATGGATTTAGGACCTGAATGGAGGGCATTCAATGGTGAGGAGACCCTTGTTCATGAAAGGGCTAAGCCAATAAGCCCTGCCCTACCTGGACAGGGACTCGGTAACTCAGTCATTAGTATAAAGCATAATATCCTACTTCATAATAAGTTAAGGGCTCTAATTAGGCTTAACAGGTTTAATCAGTATCAATACACAGAGAGGAGGATTGCTGAACTCCTTGATGTTATTAAGCCCGTTAAGTACGAATTAAACCTACCCGACAGTGCTATTGAGGAGGCCCTAGTCCTCTTTAGGCAGTTAGCGAGTAGGTATGATCTTAGGGGTGTCAGGACAAAGGACCTGGCCCTTGTACTACTTTACGTCGCATGTAAGAGGTCTAGGATTGTTTGTCCACTTCGTGAATTAAGAAGTACCCTAAACATCGAGAGGAGTAAGAGGATTAGTAGGCTCCTTGGCCTTGTTAGGCAAGTGGTTGGTAATAATGACGTTATCATGAAAAGCCAGGAGGAGCTTGGTAGGTTTCTCCAAAGGGTAATTAATACGCTTAAGCTTAATGAGGATGTTAGGTACCACGTGACTAAGTTAGCTATGGAGATAATTAATGAGGGTCAGCGTAAGCGCCTAACTAATGGTAGGACGTTCTATGCGCTCGTTGCTTCGGCTGTTTACATAGCCGTAACCCTAATGGGTATTAGGAAGAGACAGCGTGATGTTGCTGAGGCCTCTGGTGTTACTGATGTGACCATTAGGAATCGCTATAAGGAGGTCATATCTAAAATCGACATTATAATTGAGGTTTAG
- a CDS encoding helix-turn-helix transcriptional regulator, with amino-acid sequence MDSDVSSLIKELNEKETRILEEIYKAGGEIMLRDIWRVMGIKSKAGMPFINKLEKRGLLTKENIGSGKRVMYKVKLTELGLAVAKELVETGSLMKVLTYDLLTKIPCFYCPYIDVCGTTDEITPEKCEYLNKWIYEMIKERSEQ; translated from the coding sequence GTGGATAGCGACGTATCTTCATTAATTAAGGAGCTGAATGAGAAAGAAACAAGGATTCTTGAGGAAATATACAAGGCAGGTGGAGAGATAATGCTTAGGGATATTTGGAGGGTTATGGGCATAAAGAGCAAGGCTGGAATGCCATTCATAAACAAACTGGAGAAGAGGGGTCTACTTACTAAGGAAAATATAGGCAGTGGTAAGAGGGTCATGTATAAGGTCAAGTTAACGGAGCTCGGCTTAGCAGTGGCTAAGGAGCTCGTAGAGACTGGGTCTCTAATGAAGGTGTTAACCTATGACCTACTAACGAAGATTCCCTGTTTCTACTGTCCATACATTGATGTTTGCGGAACTACCGATGAAATAACACCAGAGAAGTGCGAGTACCTTAACAAGTGGATATATGAAATGATTAAAGAACGTAGTGAGCAGTAA
- the thpR gene encoding RNA 2',3'-cyclic phosphodiesterase produces the protein MSKEIYRVFIAVDLTDQLKEPIIRMQKELMSTGVDMKPVEPENMHITLRFIGEIGRDLVEEVKKRLSSIKYNQFTMHVRGVGAFPNIERPRVIWVGIEEGARDLMNLHELLMKFTGDIGERDERGFVPHLTIARVKYVRNRDRYMEVIRKYENMDFGTQLVDSIKLKRSILTPKGPIYSDLMTIKLS, from the coding sequence ATGTCCAAGGAAATATATAGGGTATTCATTGCCGTGGATTTAACGGACCAATTAAAGGAACCAATAATAAGAATGCAGAAGGAACTAATGAGCACTGGTGTAGATATGAAGCCCGTGGAACCAGAAAACATGCACATAACCCTTAGATTCATTGGTGAGATAGGTAGGGATCTCGTTGAGGAGGTCAAGAAGAGACTAAGCAGCATTAAGTATAATCAATTCACAATGCACGTTAGGGGAGTTGGCGCATTTCCAAACATAGAGAGACCAAGGGTTATCTGGGTGGGTATTGAGGAAGGCGCCAGGGACTTGATGAACCTTCATGAATTATTAATGAAGTTCACGGGAGACATCGGTGAGAGGGATGAGAGAGGTTTCGTACCGCACCTAACCATTGCAAGGGTTAAATACGTGAGGAATAGGGATAGGTACATGGAGGTGATTAGGAAATACGAGAACATGGACTTCGGGACTCAATTAGTTGATTCAATAAAGCTCAAGAGAAGTATATTAACGCCAAAGGGCCCAATATACAGCGATTTAATGACAATAAAACTGTCATGA
- a CDS encoding COG1361 S-layer family protein, protein MDPISLSIIILAHWLLNQPVAPGEDSYLVFTVFNPTQAYLFNMTITINSSLIKPIYYVNSSSNYCQIPVVPPEGNSSCIVYVQVDPNTPMGIYQVPITVNYTEVNITTSIKPLITYQTISIPVTTLVTTTLYNGEPIITGVKTVPVTIQIPTVMGSIPSISTSQTSESVNTNVSVPILGYTGFEATAMIGTPDNVVQALPNSYVPLTIYLTNYGNTPVYNVTVTLLSTPPQINIINTTQHLPALPPGQPVPLTFYAYVPSYISQGNYTLELRVDYFTGVDDVINATLIVPQEPIVYVQSVATNPPEVFQGYPMAQLILSIVNIGSGMAYDAELFINGTGASPLISMPLILGAIPPGQPIQLTVPISLPSNSGNYTMSITVTYDGGSITRYYQLNVRPKANLAIVSISYPQPPNPSLSNLGAMLSTITSPTLSPGASKVPITITIMNEGPVEAKNIMVAISTGQVIQPHVSSSNPLSALTASQAFIGDLKPGQEINVTFLVDVDSNARPGNYPLVLTFVWNQTGSLYPLSESVTTYVTVKPAPNVLLWVVLILIIIVVIIGIIAAIRRRRLGNNNRGFQVNNTNQGSGNYQGRLVYYEVLCGGDDRCVEVELV, encoded by the coding sequence ATGGACCCGATATCACTATCTATAATAATACTGGCGCATTGGTTGTTGAATCAACCCGTGGCACCTGGTGAGGATTCATACTTAGTATTTACTGTGTTTAATCCAACGCAGGCGTACTTATTTAATATGACCATAACGATCAATTCCTCGTTAATAAAACCCATATACTACGTCAATTCATCATCGAATTACTGCCAAATACCTGTTGTACCGCCTGAGGGTAATAGTTCATGCATTGTCTATGTTCAGGTTGATCCTAATACGCCCATGGGTATTTACCAAGTCCCCATTACTGTTAATTACACCGAGGTTAATATAACAACAAGTATCAAACCGTTAATTACCTACCAAACAATCTCAATACCCGTGACCACCCTAGTGACGACAACACTTTATAATGGTGAGCCCATAATAACGGGTGTTAAGACGGTGCCAGTCACTATACAAATACCCACTGTGATGGGTTCAATACCCTCAATATCAACTTCCCAAACCTCGGAGAGCGTTAATACAAACGTCTCAGTACCCATACTTGGTTATACTGGTTTTGAGGCTACTGCAATGATAGGCACGCCAGATAATGTGGTCCAGGCATTACCGAATTCATACGTGCCATTAACAATATACCTCACTAATTACGGAAACACGCCAGTTTACAATGTTACGGTTACGTTGCTCTCAACACCACCACAAATCAACATAATAAACACTACACAGCACCTACCTGCCCTACCACCTGGTCAACCAGTGCCATTAACATTTTATGCATATGTTCCCAGCTACATCTCCCAGGGTAATTACACGCTGGAGCTCAGGGTTGATTACTTCACGGGTGTTGATGACGTAATCAATGCAACATTGATAGTGCCCCAGGAACCCATTGTTTATGTTCAGTCAGTGGCTACGAACCCGCCTGAGGTGTTTCAGGGTTACCCAATGGCTCAGTTAATACTAAGCATTGTCAATATAGGGTCTGGGATGGCCTATGACGCCGAGTTATTCATCAACGGTACGGGGGCCTCACCATTAATAAGCATGCCATTAATACTTGGTGCTATACCGCCTGGTCAACCAATCCAGTTAACGGTACCCATAAGCCTACCGAGCAACTCCGGTAATTACACAATGAGTATAACGGTAACCTACGATGGCGGATCAATAACCAGGTACTACCAACTTAATGTAAGGCCTAAGGCAAACCTAGCCATAGTAAGTATTAGTTATCCACAACCACCAAACCCAAGTCTATCAAACCTGGGTGCGATGCTCAGTACAATAACATCACCAACACTATCACCAGGCGCATCTAAGGTCCCCATAACAATAACAATAATGAATGAAGGACCTGTTGAGGCTAAGAACATAATGGTGGCAATATCCACAGGCCAGGTAATACAGCCACACGTATCCTCGAGTAACCCACTCTCGGCATTAACAGCGTCGCAAGCATTCATTGGCGATTTAAAGCCTGGTCAGGAAATAAACGTGACATTCCTAGTTGATGTTGATTCAAACGCTAGGCCAGGTAATTATCCATTAGTGTTGACATTTGTATGGAATCAGACGGGTTCTTTATACCCATTGTCTGAGTCCGTGACGACCTACGTAACTGTGAAGCCAGCACCAAATGTGCTGCTCTGGGTAGTGCTCATACTAATAATAATCGTTGTCATAATAGGCATAATTGCAGCCATAAGAAGGCGTAGATTAGGTAATAATAACCGTGGATTTCAAGTAAATAATACTAATCAGGGATCAGGTAATTACCAGGGTAGGCTCGTGTATTATGAGGTGCTTTGTGGCGGTGATGATAGGTGCGTGGAGGTGGAGTTAGTTTAG
- a CDS encoding MFS transporter has product MRGGGVSLEGEYDVAYAWRATAILVTLALVVMYTEGMLVPSLPTIQRDMNISTADASWILSIYILMGTLSSAIMGKLGDMYGKKRMLIITMITYTIGALITGFSTSYGMLLVGRALQGVGMAMMPLAFALVREEFPPRMIPQVQGLISAMFGVGMAVSLPLGAYVSQTLGWQATYHTVYPFIIIEDLMVYLYIRESRVRNPQPIDWVGLFLLSTSLASGLIAVTDAPTYGWTDPTIMSLLMLFVLGFGVFILYETTVNHPLVPINLLGNRNVMAANIGVALAGFALFLMAQALTYLLESPEPLGYGLSILDAGIMMIPMAVVQMIIAPIAGRIITNIGAKKLAIIGSSIAIIGLLMLTYTSFYGLSYVIGSMSVLSAGISMVNVAVINILVFSVGRRNMGLATGLNSVFRNIGGAWGPAVAGSLMSMYQASVLVSLKPLLWITLPAKFSYQLMFIITTALYVMAIIVIVSLTREIFVKGEIRALEA; this is encoded by the coding sequence GTGCGTGGAGGTGGAGTTAGTTTAGAGGGTGAGTATGACGTTGCCTATGCGTGGCGTGCAACCGCGATACTGGTCACACTGGCGCTCGTTGTTATGTATACAGAGGGGATGCTTGTACCGTCATTACCAACAATTCAAAGGGATATGAACATATCCACTGCTGACGCCTCCTGGATACTATCAATATACATACTGATGGGTACTCTATCCTCGGCAATAATGGGTAAGCTGGGTGATATGTATGGTAAGAAGAGGATGCTCATAATAACAATGATAACATACACAATTGGCGCCCTCATCACGGGTTTCTCGACAAGTTACGGAATGCTCCTTGTAGGTAGGGCATTGCAGGGTGTTGGCATGGCCATGATGCCACTAGCCTTCGCCCTAGTTAGGGAGGAGTTCCCGCCGCGCATGATACCGCAGGTCCAGGGATTGATAAGTGCCATGTTCGGTGTCGGTATGGCGGTATCACTACCACTTGGTGCTTATGTATCCCAAACCCTTGGTTGGCAAGCCACCTATCACACAGTCTATCCATTCATAATCATAGAGGACCTAATGGTATACCTATACATTAGGGAGAGTAGGGTAAGGAATCCACAACCAATTGACTGGGTTGGTCTGTTCCTACTATCTACATCCCTAGCCAGTGGCTTGATAGCCGTCACTGACGCACCCACTTACGGTTGGACAGACCCCACAATTATGTCCCTCCTAATGCTCTTCGTGCTTGGCTTTGGGGTATTCATACTATACGAAACAACTGTTAATCACCCACTCGTACCAATAAACCTACTGGGTAATAGGAATGTCATGGCGGCTAACATTGGTGTTGCCCTGGCAGGATTTGCCCTATTCCTAATGGCTCAAGCCCTAACCTACCTACTTGAGTCACCTGAGCCACTTGGTTATGGCCTGTCAATACTGGATGCGGGTATTATGATGATACCAATGGCTGTGGTTCAAATGATTATTGCGCCAATAGCTGGTAGGATCATTACAAACATTGGCGCCAAGAAACTAGCCATCATTGGTTCCTCAATAGCAATAATAGGCCTTTTAATGCTGACTTATACCTCGTTCTACGGCTTATCATACGTGATAGGATCAATGTCAGTACTATCTGCTGGCATTAGTATGGTTAATGTAGCCGTGATAAACATACTCGTGTTCTCAGTGGGTAGGAGGAATATGGGCCTAGCCACGGGCTTGAACTCAGTCTTTAGGAACATAGGTGGTGCTTGGGGACCTGCCGTTGCTGGTTCATTAATGAGTATGTACCAAGCATCAGTACTCGTTTCATTAAAGCCATTACTATGGATAACACTACCCGCTAAGTTCTCGTATCAATTAATGTTCATCATAACCACAGCCCTCTATGTAATGGCGATAATAGTTATAGTCTCACTAACACGTGAGATATTCGTGAAGGGTGAAATAAGGGCTTTAGAGGCCTAG
- a CDS encoding thiamine-phosphate kinase — MSREDNDQVRRELRGFGETNLIGIIRGIINSTEDNDLEYLEIDGSTLAIKIDGLSLSTSRMPFMTYFDMGWKVMASVASDFLVKLSKPLYAVVSITMRNNSTIDEFREIVKGLGDGANYFGMKYLGGDLNEGLDDVIDVAAVGKPLVGIIGRNPRVGDTLVTKPLFGYTGLVFKLYYNNELNRWIDARAVKEGIEILRRPKPEMSMLDYLKQYRDCISASMDSSDGLGKVLWTMSIDGKVRISINELPISEDFLDSLSGIPGVNIEEVVFNGGEEFLPIFSIRRECVPEFERLGFKSFATVEEGSGVYFKDSILRYRGWDYFIGWAST, encoded by the coding sequence ATGTCAAGAGAGGATAATGACCAGGTAAGGAGAGAATTAAGGGGATTTGGAGAAACGAACTTGATAGGTATCATTAGGGGTATTATTAATTCCACTGAGGATAATGACTTGGAGTACCTAGAGATCGATGGAAGCACTTTAGCGATTAAGATTGATGGCTTATCACTATCAACATCTAGAATGCCCTTCATGACCTACTTCGATATGGGTTGGAAGGTTATGGCATCCGTAGCCAGCGACTTTCTCGTAAAACTTAGTAAACCACTTTACGCAGTAGTCTCCATAACAATGAGGAATAACTCAACAATTGATGAGTTTAGGGAAATAGTGAAGGGCTTGGGTGATGGAGCTAATTACTTCGGTATGAAATACCTAGGTGGTGACCTAAATGAGGGATTAGATGATGTCATTGATGTTGCAGCCGTGGGCAAGCCATTGGTGGGTATTATAGGTAGAAATCCCAGGGTCGGCGATACATTAGTCACTAAGCCCCTCTTTGGTTATACGGGCCTAGTCTTCAAACTATATTATAACAACGAGTTAAATAGGTGGATTGACGCAAGGGCTGTTAAGGAGGGCATTGAAATACTAAGAAGACCTAAACCAGAGATGAGCATGCTAGATTATCTCAAGCAGTACAGGGACTGTATTTCAGCGAGTATGGACTCAAGTGATGGGCTTGGCAAGGTCCTATGGACAATGTCAATTGACGGTAAGGTAAGAATAAGCATTAATGAATTACCAATTAGTGAGGATTTCCTCGATTCATTAAGTGGTATTCCAGGTGTTAATATTGAGGAGGTAGTGTTTAATGGGGGTGAGGAGTTCCTACCAATCTTCTCAATAAGGAGAGAATGCGTACCTGAGTTTGAAAGGCTTGGTTTTAAGTCATTCGCAACGGTCGAGGAAGGTAGTGGCGTATATTTTAAGGATTCGATACTTAGGTACAGAGGTTGGGATTACTTCATTGGTTGGGCAAGTACCTAG
- a CDS encoding DUF92 domain-containing protein: MHGIIMSINDTVIAYSLIAIAALIISLILAYAALRIRVITRDAIIPSILVGSMILLGGPSSILPFIVFLGSSSVLTKVGVERKEELGTAEDVKGRNWKQVLAVGLVPSTLALLAGIAYFNHSMVMYQLLSTAAITSIAYSNADTWASELGVLSNSRPRLIIRPWTVVDPGVSGGVTLLGEASSLLGSSTIALTYLGIQYLLKFLGYIDSVNIWFVIIVLILGYLGEVLDSIFGALFQPKYKCPRCGIMTDREVHVCGERTIRVMGSYDLENEDVNLLVSAIIAAASIVVLLLLFGPHVVITDL; the protein is encoded by the coding sequence ATGCATGGAATAATCATGAGTATTAATGATACAGTAATTGCTTATTCATTAATTGCAATTGCGGCGCTGATAATCTCATTAATATTGGCCTATGCTGCATTGAGGATTAGGGTTATAACAAGGGATGCGATCATACCGTCAATACTCGTAGGTTCAATGATACTCCTCGGTGGGCCATCCTCAATACTACCATTCATAGTGTTTCTAGGTAGCTCGAGCGTCCTTACTAAGGTTGGTGTTGAGAGGAAGGAGGAACTCGGTACTGCGGAGGATGTTAAGGGAAGGAATTGGAAGCAGGTATTGGCTGTGGGTTTAGTACCCAGTACCCTGGCATTATTGGCGGGTATAGCCTATTTTAATCATAGTATGGTGATGTACCAATTACTCTCCACAGCCGCTATTACGAGCATTGCCTACTCAAACGCAGATACATGGGCCTCAGAGTTGGGTGTTCTCAGTAATTCAAGGCCGAGGTTAATAATAAGGCCTTGGACCGTAGTCGATCCAGGCGTGTCTGGTGGTGTTACGTTATTGGGTGAGGCGAGTTCGCTCCTCGGTTCATCCACAATAGCGCTGACGTACCTCGGCATTCAGTACCTACTCAAGTTCCTGGGCTATATTGATTCCGTAAACATTTGGTTTGTAATTATTGTTTTAATTCTTGGTTATTTGGGTGAGGTTCTTGACAGTATTTTTGGGGCTTTGTTTCAACCTAAGTATAAATGCCCAAGGTGTGGTATAATGACTGATAGGGAGGTTCATGTATGCGGTGAGAGGACTATAAGGGTAATGGGCAGTTATGACCTTGAGAATGAGGATGTAAACCTACTCGTATCAGCGATAATAGCTGCGGCATCCATAGTAGTACTGCTGTTATTGTTTGGTCCTCACGTTGTCATTACTGATTTATAA
- a CDS encoding geranylgeranylglyceryl/heptaprenylglyceryl phosphate synthase: MGIKDYLLGRITELGTIHMTLLDPDKVSAREFRELALMVQEYGSDALMVGGSLGISEGQLDEYLGAVKDSLKIPVILFPGSVANLSRHADAVFFLSVLNSADPYFIVGAQIQASVLLVKRFRNLEPISLAYIIIGDGGAVGYVSHARPIPYDRDDIALAYAYTAQLMGFDMIYLEAGSGAREPVRPRMVSRVKQLVSKPLIVGGGIRDPEKAGELALAGADAVVTGTIIEEKPELIKDIIRAVHEGGITRRRNSKRN; this comes from the coding sequence ATGGGTATTAAGGATTACCTATTAGGTCGTATTACTGAGCTTGGTACAATACACATGACATTACTTGACCCAGACAAGGTGAGTGCTAGGGAGTTTAGGGAATTGGCGTTAATGGTTCAGGAATACGGTAGTGATGCATTAATGGTTGGTGGTTCCCTGGGGATATCCGAGGGCCAGTTAGATGAGTATCTAGGGGCTGTTAAGGATTCGTTGAAGATACCCGTTATCCTATTCCCAGGTAGCGTGGCAAACCTGAGTAGGCACGCCGATGCCGTATTCTTCCTCAGCGTACTCAATAGCGCCGATCCATACTTCATAGTCGGTGCCCAAATACAAGCCTCGGTACTGCTTGTGAAGAGGTTCAGGAACCTGGAACCAATATCACTGGCTTACATCATTATCGGTGATGGTGGCGCAGTTGGTTATGTGAGTCACGCCAGGCCAATACCCTATGACAGGGATGACATTGCGCTGGCCTACGCATATACTGCACAGTTAATGGGGTTTGACATGATATACCTCGAGGCTGGTAGTGGTGCCCGTGAGCCCGTGAGGCCAAGGATGGTTTCCAGGGTGAAGCAGTTGGTTAGTAAGCCATTGATAGTTGGTGGTGGTATTAGGGATCCTGAGAAGGCCGGTGAGTTGGCTTTGGCGGGTGCTGATGCGGTGGTTACGGGGACTATAATTGAGGAAAAGCCTGAGTTAATTAAGGATATAATAAGAGCGGTGCATGAAGGAGGAATTACGAGAAGGAGGAACTCAAAGAGGAACTAG
- a CDS encoding preprotein translocase subunit Sec61beta, with amino-acid sequence MPRRRRTSGMSPFIAAGLVKFNEAKEIEKIKISPQAVVFLGIAISLLVIILKFLVPL; translated from the coding sequence ATGCCTAGGCGTAGACGTACATCGGGGATGTCACCATTCATTGCCGCTGGATTAGTCAAGTTTAATGAGGCTAAGGAAATCGAGAAAATTAAAATAAGCCCGCAGGCCGTGGTATTCCTTGGTATTGCAATTTCATTGCTAGTAATAATATTGAAGTTCCTAGTTCCTCTTTGA
- a CDS encoding ZPR1 zinc finger domain-containing protein, protein MNDNDVSIHGKVLYSGIEKCPVCGRDALHVIEILYSDPAFGDLILYSNQCDYCGYRRVDIQYLNSKGPSRITYDVKDDVDVYKTYIFRSRSARISSPELGFDIDPGPDAEAMITTVEGLLLRMIDVAERMEVLNEGDEESIRRLREFKDKVQRALQGGFRFRIIIEDPNGNSMIKPPPGRDSSVRIEPLNPMT, encoded by the coding sequence ATGAATGATAATGATGTGAGCATTCATGGTAAGGTGCTATACTCTGGGATTGAGAAATGCCCTGTGTGCGGTAGGGATGCGCTCCACGTAATTGAGATACTATATAGTGACCCAGCCTTTGGTGATTTAATACTGTATAGTAATCAATGCGATTACTGTGGCTATAGGAGAGTTGATATTCAGTACCTTAATTCAAAGGGCCCTTCGAGGATTACCTACGATGTTAAAGACGATGTTGATGTGTATAAGACCTACATATTTAGGTCAAGGAGTGCGAGGATAAGTAGCCCCGAACTTGGTTTTGACATTGATCCAGGGCCTGATGCGGAGGCCATGATAACGACTGTAGAAGGCCTATTGTTGAGGATGATCGATGTTGCTGAGAGGATGGAGGTTCTGAATGAGGGTGATGAGGAGAGTATACGCAGGCTGAGGGAGTTCAAGGATAAGGTGCAGAGAGCCCTCCAGGGTGGTTTTAGGTTTAGGATAATTATTGAGGACCCAAACGGTAATTCAATGATTAAACCACCACCAGGTCGTGACTCGAGTGTTCGCATTGAACCGCTTAACCCAATGACGTGA
- a CDS encoding HIT family protein: MDCVFCRIVRSEEPAYVVYEDDHVIAILDKYPISRGHTLVMPKRHYRDITEIPSDELCRVITVTKTVAMAVIKALNVPGVRIIQNNGAEAGQVVFHMHFHVIPMTGHIVGRHYLTEEEGREVSELLSGAIKEILSNKS, translated from the coding sequence ATGGATTGCGTGTTCTGTAGGATAGTTAGGAGTGAGGAACCTGCCTATGTGGTTTATGAAGATGACCATGTAATCGCAATACTCGATAAGTACCCAATAAGTAGGGGTCACACACTCGTCATGCCAAAGAGGCATTATAGGGATATAACGGAGATACCGAGTGATGAATTGTGCCGTGTAATCACGGTTACGAAGACAGTGGCCATGGCAGTAATCAAGGCTTTGAATGTACCTGGCGTGAGGATTATTCAGAACAATGGTGCTGAAGCTGGTCAGGTTGTCTTCCACATGCACTTCCATGTAATACCAATGACTGGTCACATCGTTGGTAGGCACTACCTAACTGAGGAGGAGGGTCGTGAAGTATCTGAATTATTGTCCGGCGCCATTAAGGAAATACTTAGCAATAAGAGTTAA
- a CDS encoding molybdopterin molybdotransferase MoeA, with product MKPHEYKFVIPHELEELTNAVNTLSTVNEEPVPVWDSMGRVLSRDIIVPIDIPPRPKVAYDGYAVRSQDITKVPTKLRFVGSVSIGEVPSIKVGPMETTYVTTGAYLPDGTDAVVPEEFVDVVGNNEVIINKAVKPWENVDPAGSFARKGEVALREGTVIMPWDIPALLELGIGEVWVRRKVRIYVIATGSELVEAREPGDVINAIVNGKVIESTASMIKDYVNMYVPYAEVIGKTIVPDNPDAIRSAILHGLDQADIVITTGGTGPSGIDYVYEVTQSLKPRAYIRGLRMRPGKPTGLAVLSNNKVIINLSGHPISTLNALTVVVNDVIKRMAGVKIGMPEPRVTAKLAKGSLGDEEIARQYRVRVRRVGNEYLIGNIPRQGSSLTHTLLMINGLVFTRRGQIIREGDYVEVLLLREPPRE from the coding sequence GTGAAGCCTCATGAATATAAGTTCGTGATACCACATGAACTTGAGGAATTAACCAATGCAGTAAATACATTAAGTACTGTTAATGAGGAGCCAGTACCCGTGTGGGACTCAATGGGTAGAGTACTTTCGAGGGACATAATTGTACCCATAGACATACCACCACGCCCTAAGGTGGCTTATGACGGCTACGCCGTTAGAAGTCAAGACATTACCAAGGTACCCACTAAGTTAAGGTTTGTTGGTTCAGTAAGTATTGGTGAGGTCCCAAGTATTAAGGTAGGCCCCATGGAGACGACCTACGTAACCACCGGCGCCTACTTACCAGATGGCACCGACGCTGTTGTCCCTGAGGAGTTTGTTGATGTTGTTGGCAATAATGAGGTCATTATTAATAAGGCGGTTAAGCCCTGGGAAAACGTAGACCCAGCAGGTAGTTTCGCCAGGAAAGGCGAGGTGGCACTCAGGGAAGGCACGGTTATAATGCCCTGGGACATACCAGCACTGCTGGAACTTGGCATCGGCGAGGTTTGGGTTAGGAGGAAGGTTAGGATTTACGTGATCGCCACAGGTTCCGAACTCGTAGAGGCAAGGGAACCAGGCGATGTTATTAATGCAATAGTCAATGGAAAGGTTATAGAAAGCACGGCATCAATGATCAAAGATTATGTCAACATGTACGTTCCCTACGCCGAGGTTATCGGCAAAACAATAGTACCCGACAATCCAGACGCAATACGAAGTGCCATACTTCACGGTCTCGACCAGGCAGATATAGTAATAACCACGGGGGGTACGGGGCCGAGTGGTATAGATTACGTGTACGAGGTCACACAATCCCTAAAGCCCAGGGCATACATTAGGGGCCTAAGAATGAGGCCAGGTAAACCCACAGGCCTAGCCGTACTGAGTAATAATAAGGTCATCATAAACCTCTCCGGCCACCCAATATCAACGTTAAATGCACTCACGGTAGTTGTTAATGATGTTATTAAGCGAATGGCTGGCGTCAAGATAGGTATGCCGGAACCCAGGGTTACCGCTAAACTGGCTAAGGGCTCGCTAGGTGATGAGGAGATTGCAAGGCAGTACAGGGTTAGGGTTAGGAGGGTTGGTAATGAGTACCTTATTGGGAACATACCGAGACAAGGTAGTTCACTGACGCACACGCTTCTAATGATAAATGGGCTAGTGTTCACGAGAAGGGGGCAAATAATTAGGGAGGGCGATTACGTTGAGGTGCTGCTCCTGAGAGAGCCGCCTCGCGAGTGA